In a genomic window of Desulfovibrio sp. JC022:
- a CDS encoding NUDIX hydrolase has protein sequence MLGSKPCPHCGKDVVHYRNPVPTVDVVIYDPTLGVVLIERNNTPLGWALPGGFVDYGETLEHAAVREAKEETGLEVVLTGLVGVYSMPCRDDRQHTISVTYSAVTSDVSALQAGDDAGRACFFKLDSLPDLVFDHRDILSDFSSKLIRLQDHAAVGSKE, from the coding sequence ATGCTCGGATCAAAACCGTGTCCCCATTGCGGAAAAGATGTTGTTCATTACCGCAATCCTGTTCCCACTGTTGATGTTGTAATTTACGACCCTACCCTTGGAGTTGTGCTTATTGAGCGCAACAATACTCCTTTGGGCTGGGCTTTGCCCGGAGGTTTTGTCGATTACGGGGAAACCCTTGAGCATGCTGCCGTGCGTGAGGCAAAAGAGGAAACCGGGCTTGAGGTGGTTCTGACCGGATTAGTCGGGGTTTATTCCATGCCCTGCCGAGATGACCGCCAGCATACCATCAGCGTTACCTACAGCGCGGTGACCAGCGATGTTTCCGCTTTGCAGGCCGGGGATGATGCCGGAAGGGCGTGTTTTTTCAAATTGGACAGTCTGCCTGATCTTGTTTTCGATCATAGGGACATTCTTAGCGATTTTTCTTCAAAATTGATCCGCTTGCAGGATCATGCTGCCGTGGGCAGTAAAGAATAA
- a CDS encoding L-threonylcarbamoyladenylate synthase, which produces MSEQEAVNIIRTGGVLVYPTETLFAIGADAMDERAANRVARIKGRPVSKPLPLIIGSIDQLDLVTESVSPELLKLTNKFWPGPLSILVKAREELPSAVKDSRGYTSVRWTEHACAAELCLKAHTPLVATSANMSGKPGTGIAAELDEELTIMVEGVYNPDPGPKGGEPSTVVEPLEGNRVKVYRDGVVTREQLIRAGFVIAD; this is translated from the coding sequence ATGAGTGAACAGGAAGCTGTAAATATAATAAGGACTGGCGGGGTTTTAGTTTATCCCACAGAAACCCTTTTTGCCATTGGTGCGGATGCCATGGACGAAAGGGCTGCGAATCGTGTTGCCCGTATCAAAGGGCGTCCGGTGTCCAAGCCTTTACCGCTTATTATCGGTAGTATTGACCAGCTTGACCTTGTTACTGAATCTGTTTCCCCTGAACTGCTCAAGCTTACCAACAAGTTCTGGCCCGGACCTCTTTCCATTCTGGTTAAAGCGCGGGAGGAGCTTCCTTCCGCTGTTAAGGATTCAAGGGGCTATACTTCCGTACGTTGGACCGAGCATGCGTGTGCTGCTGAGCTGTGCCTTAAAGCCCACACTCCGCTTGTAGCCACCAGTGCCAACATGAGCGGCAAACCGGGAACCGGCATTGCCGCAGAGCTGGATGAAGAGCTGACCATAATGGTGGAAGGCGTCTATAATCCAGATCCCGGCCCCAAAGGAGGCGAACCTTCAACTGTTGTGGAACCGCTTGAAGGTAACCGGGTGAAGGTCTACCGTGATGGAGTGGTTACTCGCGAGCAGTTGATTCGTGCCGGATTTGTGATTGCGGATTAA